Below is a genomic region from Catenuloplanes atrovinosus.
TCTAGTGGGCGGGCGCCCACTAGTCGAGCCGGTAGTGTTCTCGCGGGCGAGGGAAGAGGTGCAGTTCCGTGCCGACTGGCGTGGCCATCCGTGACGTGCGCGAGCACCTGTTCGCCGCGGCCGAGCGGGTCCTGGTCCGGGACGGCGCGGCGGCGCTGACCAGCCGCGCCGTCACCACGGAGGCCGGCGTCGCGAAGGGCGTGCTGCACCGCCACTTCCCGGACTTCGACGGTTTCCTCGCCGAGCTGATCCGGGACCGCGTCGCGCGGCTCGCGGTGGATGCCGAGGCGCTGCACGCCGGTGCCGGTACGGGCTCCGTGGCCGGGCGCCTCGCCGCGACGCTGACCGGCCTGTTCGGCTCCGTGGCGGTCGGGCTGGTCGGTCTGCTGATCTTCCGTGACGACCTGCGGGCGCGGCTGCGCGCGGACTATCCCACCGGCGTGCCGCTGCTCGCGGACATCGTCGAGATGATCGCCGCCTATCTGGAGCTCGAGCGCGCGGCCGGCCGCGTGGCCGCCGACGCCGACCCGACCCTGCTGGCCCACACGCTGATCGGCTCCAGCCACCTGCTCTTCGCCGGCCGCCGGGACGCACCGCCCGCCGAGGCCGAGGTGGCCGAGCTGATCACGTCCATCCTGGCGCCCGTTCTCCGCTGACGCCGCGCGTCGATGCGTCGATGCCGTGTCGGGGGTATTGACGTCGCGTTTCCTGAATATACACTCCCAGTGTAATTACCTCGGCCGGGCCGTCGCAGGGGCGACGGCAGCGCGGCGGGGTGATGGGCGAGGTGACCATGGGAGCACCACCGCACGAGGACGGATCATCACCGCACGACCCGGCGCGGGGCCTCGAACTGGCCGGCGTCGGGGTGCGGTTCGGCGGGCTTACCGCGCTGGAGGACGTGTCGCTGCGGGTGCCGCCCGGGCGGATCGTCGGCGTGATCGGGCCCAACGGCGCCGGGAAGACCACGGTGTTCAACGTGGTGTGCGGGTTCGTGGTGCCGCACGCCGGGACGATCACACTGGACGGCCGGCGGCTGCGGCCGAGGCCGCACCGGCTGACCCGGCTCGGCATCGCGCGCACGCTGCAGGGCGTGGGGCTGTTCGCGGGCCTGACGCTGGCGGAGAACGTGATGGCCGGCGCGACCGGGTCGGCGCGGGCCGGGTTCCTGTCCTCGCTGCTCGCGACGCCGTGGGCGGCCCGGGAAGAGCGGCGGCTGCGAACCGGCGCGGTCGAGATCCTGGAGCGGCTGGGCATCGGGGGGCACGCGGACGCGCTGCCGGCCACGCTGCCGTACGCGATCCAGAAGAAGGCCGGGCTGGCCCGCGCGCTGGCGGCCCGGCCGCGGTTGCTTTTGCTGGACGAGCCGGCCGGCGGGCTCGGCGCGGAGGAGATCGACGAGCTGGCCGCGCTGATCCGCGGGCTGCCGGCCGCGGCGGGCACGGCCGTGCTGCTGGTCGAGCACCACATGGACCTGGTGATGTCGGTCTGCGACGAGATCGTGGTGCTCGACTTCGGGCGCGTGGTCGCCACCGGCACGCCGGACCAGGTGCGCGGCGACCCCGCGGTGGCGGCGGCCTACCTCGGCACCGAGGCGATCACACCGGACGGCACCCCCGGCGCGGTCGCGCCGGAGGAGACCGGGACGGTGACGCGGTGACGGCGCAGACCCGGCAGCGGCCGGGCGCCCGGCACGCCGCGCCCGAGGAGCCGCTGCTGCGGATCGAGGCGGTCACCGCCGGCTACGGCGCCGCCCCGGTGCTGCGCGACGTGAGCCTGACCGTCCCGCCCGGCGCGATCGTGGCCGTGCTGGGCGCGAACGGCGCCGGCAAGACCACGCTGCTGCGTACCGTCTCCGGCCTGCTCCGCCCCGCCGCCGGCGCGGTGCGGCTGGCCGGCGAGGATCTGGCCCGGGTCCCGGTCGAGCACCGGGTGCGGCGCGGCATGGCGCACGTGCCGGAGGGCCGCGGCGTGGTCGCGGAGCTGACCGTGGACGAGAACCTGCGGCTCGGCGGCCTGTGGCGCGCCGACCGGCGGGACGCGCGGCGCGCGCTGGACGAGGTGTACGCGCTGTTCGACCCGCTGGCGCGGCGGCGCGGGCACGCCGGGCACCAGCTGTCCGGCGGCGAGCGGCAGATGCTGGCGATCGGGCGCGCGCTGGTCGGCCGCCCGCGCCTGCTGCTGCTGGACGAGCCGTCGCTCGGCCTCGCACCGCGGGTGACCGCGCAGCTGATGGGCCTGCTCGCCCGGCTGCGGGACGACACCGGACTGGCGGTGCTGCTGGTCGAACAGAACGTGCGCAGCGCGCTGTCGGTCGCGGACCGGGGCGTGGTCATGTCGCTGGGCCGGGTGGTGCGGGACGCGGACGCGGCGCTGCTGCGGGACGACGACGCACTCCGGCACGCCTACCTGGGGTTCTGATGGATCGACTCGTTTTCCTGACCGTGGACGGGCTGTCCCGGGGCGCGGTCTACGCCACGATGGCGCTGGCGCTGGTGCTCATCTGGCGCGGCGCCCGGATCGTCAACTTCGCACAGGGCGCGATGGCGGTGGCGGCCGCGTACGTCGCGCACAGCGTCACGGCCGCGACCGGCTCGTTCTGGCTCGGCTTCGCCGCCGCGATCGCCGCCGGGCCGGCGCTCGGCTGGCTGGTGGAACGCCTGGTCATGCGGCACGTGGGGCACGACCGGCCGCTCAACGCGGTGATCGTCGCGCTCGGCCTGGTGCTGCTGATCACCGCGGTGCTCGGCATCGTGTACGGCAACGAGTTCCGCCCGGCGCCGGCCGCGTTCGACCGGACCGCGCTCCAGCTCGGCGGCGTGCCGCTGCTGTCGCCGTACGACGTGTTCGTGTTCGGCACGGTCGCGGTCACGGTCGGCGCGCTGGCGCTGCTGTTCACGCGCAGCCGGGTCGGGCTGCGGCTGCGCGCGTCCGCGTTCGCGCCGGAGGTGTCCCGGCTGCTCGGCGTGAACGTGAGCGGCATGCTGCTGCTCGGCTGGGTGCTCGCGGCCGGCGTCGGCGCGCTCGCCGGGATGCTGATCATCCCGACCGAGTTCGGCCTGCATCCGAACGCGATGGACCGCTCGTTCGTGGTGGCGTTCACCGCGGCCGTGGTCGGCGGGCTGGACAGCCCGGCCGGCGCGGTGATCGGCGGGCTGGCGGTCGGGCTGGTGCTGTCGTTCGTCGGCGGCTACCTCGGCGACCAGGTCACCCCGCTGGCGATCATCGTGCTGCTACTGGCCGTGCTGCTGATCCGCACGGACGGCCTGTTCGCCACGCCCGCGGCGAGGCGGATATGAGGCGCTACGCCGCGACGCTGGGCGCGGCCGGCGCGCTGCTCGGGCTCACCTACCTGCTGCCCGCGTTCCAGAACTACCAGCTCGCCACCGTGGCGGCCTACCTGTGCGCGACCGCGGGGCTGACCGTCCTCACCGGACAGTGCGGGCAGCTCTCGCTGGGCCACGGCGCGCTGATGGCCACCGGGGCGTACACGGTGGCGCTGATGCAGTCGGCCGTCGGGTCCCTGCCGCTGTCGCTGGCCGCCGGCGTCGCCGTCACCACGGCCG
It encodes:
- a CDS encoding TetR/AcrR family transcriptional regulator; this encodes MPTGVAIRDVREHLFAAAERVLVRDGAAALTSRAVTTEAGVAKGVLHRHFPDFDGFLAELIRDRVARLAVDAEALHAGAGTGSVAGRLAATLTGLFGSVAVGLVGLLIFRDDLRARLRADYPTGVPLLADIVEMIAAYLELERAAGRVAADADPTLLAHTLIGSSHLLFAGRRDAPPAEAEVAELITSILAPVLR
- a CDS encoding ABC transporter ATP-binding protein, encoding MGAPPHEDGSSPHDPARGLELAGVGVRFGGLTALEDVSLRVPPGRIVGVIGPNGAGKTTVFNVVCGFVVPHAGTITLDGRRLRPRPHRLTRLGIARTLQGVGLFAGLTLAENVMAGATGSARAGFLSSLLATPWAAREERRLRTGAVEILERLGIGGHADALPATLPYAIQKKAGLARALAARPRLLLLDEPAGGLGAEEIDELAALIRGLPAAAGTAVLLVEHHMDLVMSVCDEIVVLDFGRVVATGTPDQVRGDPAVAAAYLGTEAITPDGTPGAVAPEETGTVTR
- a CDS encoding ABC transporter ATP-binding protein; its protein translation is MLRIEAVTAGYGAAPVLRDVSLTVPPGAIVAVLGANGAGKTTLLRTVSGLLRPAAGAVRLAGEDLARVPVEHRVRRGMAHVPEGRGVVAELTVDENLRLGGLWRADRRDARRALDEVYALFDPLARRRGHAGHQLSGGERQMLAIGRALVGRPRLLLLDEPSLGLAPRVTAQLMGLLARLRDDTGLAVLLVEQNVRSALSVADRGVVMSLGRVVRDADAALLRDDDALRHAYLGF
- a CDS encoding branched-chain amino acid ABC transporter permease, which encodes MDRLVFLTVDGLSRGAVYATMALALVLIWRGARIVNFAQGAMAVAAAYVAHSVTAATGSFWLGFAAAIAAGPALGWLVERLVMRHVGHDRPLNAVIVALGLVLLITAVLGIVYGNEFRPAPAAFDRTALQLGGVPLLSPYDVFVFGTVAVTVGALALLFTRSRVGLRLRASAFAPEVSRLLGVNVSGMLLLGWVLAAGVGALAGMLIIPTEFGLHPNAMDRSFVVAFTAAVVGGLDSPAGAVIGGLAVGLVLSFVGGYLGDQVTPLAIIVLLLAVLLIRTDGLFATPAARRI